A window of the Synechococcus sp. LTW-R genome harbors these coding sequences:
- a CDS encoding D-alanine--D-alanine ligase family protein: MSSEAIKLGLVFGGVSGEHAVSIRSANTVAAALRSGANAQRYQVDCFYIDQWGHWWPPAVADAVLAKGTPAERSELPAAPLRQGFQGFPEGALDMELWVPVLHGPNGEDGTIQGLFSLMQVPFVGSGVLGSAVGMDKQAMKAAFAAAGLPQVPYACVDASELEAEPETLAQRLESQLGYPCFIKPANLGSSVGISKASNRAELLQGLALAAQHDPRMVVEQGIQARELECAVLGCQQMRASVLGEICFDADWYDYETKYSDGKSHTVIPAEVSEALSERARTMAIAACRAVGASGLARVDFFYEESSGSLWLNEINTLPGFTSQSMYPMLWAKTGLPLEELVNELVQLAQESAQPSHARRTEAA, encoded by the coding sequence ATGAGCTCCGAAGCCATCAAGTTGGGTTTGGTGTTTGGGGGTGTTTCTGGCGAGCACGCCGTCTCGATTCGCTCGGCCAACACCGTCGCCGCGGCCCTGCGTTCAGGAGCTAATGCCCAGCGCTACCAAGTCGATTGCTTTTACATCGACCAGTGGGGGCACTGGTGGCCGCCGGCGGTCGCCGACGCGGTCCTGGCCAAAGGCACCCCCGCCGAGCGCAGCGAACTACCGGCAGCCCCGCTGAGACAGGGGTTTCAAGGCTTCCCCGAAGGCGCCCTCGACATGGAGCTCTGGGTGCCCGTACTCCACGGCCCCAATGGCGAAGACGGAACCATCCAGGGGCTGTTCAGCCTGATGCAGGTGCCCTTCGTCGGTTCAGGGGTCCTGGGGTCCGCGGTGGGGATGGACAAACAGGCCATGAAGGCCGCCTTTGCCGCCGCCGGCCTGCCCCAAGTGCCCTACGCCTGCGTGGATGCCAGCGAGCTCGAAGCTGAGCCCGAAACCCTCGCCCAACGCCTGGAGAGCCAACTGGGGTACCCCTGCTTCATCAAGCCCGCCAACCTGGGCTCCTCGGTCGGCATCAGCAAGGCCAGCAACCGCGCTGAGCTGCTCCAGGGACTCGCCCTCGCCGCCCAGCACGATCCCCGGATGGTGGTGGAGCAAGGCATCCAAGCCCGCGAACTGGAATGCGCCGTCCTCGGCTGCCAACAGATGCGCGCCTCGGTGCTCGGCGAGATCTGCTTTGACGCTGACTGGTACGACTACGAAACCAAATACAGCGACGGCAAAAGCCACACCGTCATCCCCGCCGAGGTGTCCGAGGCCCTGAGTGAGCGGGCACGGACCATGGCCATCGCCGCCTGCCGAGCGGTCGGTGCGTCGGGGCTCGCCCGGGTGGACTTCTTCTATGAGGAGAGCAGCGGATCGCTCTGGCTGAACGAGATCAACACCCTGCCCGGCTTCACGAGCCAGAGCATGTACCCGATGCTCTGGGCCAAGACCGGGTTACCGCTTGAGGAGTTGGTGAACGAATTGGTGCAGTTAGCGCAAGAATCGGCCCAGCCCAGCCACGCCAGGAGGACCGAAGCGGCATGA
- a CDS encoding cell division protein FtsQ/DivIB: protein MSTASSRSGQALERRRQLRQERRQERWKQIWRIAVLAGSAGALGWGLLKQGWVVRDPDQIEVLGSRQVSRAQVIREGNLQVPLPLLTLQPKQLAQRLSAGLPVEQVQINRLMLPPRLQISLVDREAVAQAQRRSRKGFEMGYVDRLGNWMTRRQQLAGAPATAPTVLVLGWQDRLRPALAQVLAERDALGSPLLQVRFEANGSLWLRTAALGDIHLGPTDDKLAKRLDVLRHLSAELPGQIRNLKLQSIDLSDPDQPELGLPAKAKPKAAPTKVTARNP, encoded by the coding sequence GTGAGCACGGCCTCCTCGCGCTCCGGCCAGGCCCTCGAGCGCAGACGCCAACTCAGGCAAGAACGCCGGCAAGAGCGTTGGAAGCAGATCTGGCGCATTGCCGTCCTGGCGGGAAGCGCTGGGGCCCTGGGATGGGGGCTGCTCAAACAGGGTTGGGTCGTTCGCGATCCCGATCAGATCGAAGTGCTGGGGAGCCGCCAGGTCAGCCGGGCCCAGGTCATCCGTGAGGGCAACCTGCAAGTGCCGCTGCCCCTGCTGACGCTCCAGCCCAAGCAGCTGGCCCAACGCCTCTCGGCGGGCCTGCCGGTCGAACAGGTCCAGATCAATCGGCTGATGCTCCCCCCTCGGCTGCAGATCTCCCTGGTGGATCGGGAAGCCGTCGCCCAGGCCCAACGCCGCAGCCGCAAGGGCTTCGAGATGGGCTACGTCGATCGACTAGGCAACTGGATGACCCGGCGTCAACAACTGGCCGGCGCCCCGGCCACCGCACCCACGGTGCTCGTCCTGGGTTGGCAGGACCGACTGCGGCCAGCCCTGGCTCAAGTCCTGGCGGAGCGGGACGCCCTCGGCAGCCCCTTGCTGCAGGTGCGTTTTGAGGCCAACGGCAGCCTTTGGCTTCGGACCGCGGCCCTGGGCGACATCCACCTCGGCCCCACGGACGACAAGTTGGCGAAGCGCCTCGATGTGCTGCGCCACCTCTCCGCCGAGCTCCCCGGGCAGATCCGCAACCTGAAGCTGCAATCGATTGATCTCAGCGATCCAGATCAACCCGAACTGGGTCTACCGGCAAAAGCCAAACCCAAAGCAGCGCCCACCAAGGTCACGGCCCGCAACCCCTAG
- the ftsZ gene encoding cell division protein FtsZ, with protein MQRSTNGTAPAMEIAPEGLSAVTSNGSAGIVPSQSARIEVIGVGGGGSNAVGRMILSDLEGVGYRVLNTDAQALLQSAAKQRVQLGQKLTRGLGAGGNPAIGQKAAEESRTDLAQTLQGADLVFIAAGMGGGTGTGAAPVVAEVAKECGALTVGIVTKPFGFEGRRRMRQAEEGIARLSEHVDTLIVIPNDRLREAIAGAPLQDAFRAADDVLRMGVKGITDIITKPGLVNVDFADVRSVMNDAGTALLGLGVGSGRSRASEAAQAAINSPLLESARIDGAKGCVINISGGKDMTLEDMTTASEVIYDVVDPEANIIVGAVVDEKLEGEIHVTVIATGFEGGGAYRPERPLNSFVAGDSGEGDLPGAAIPSFLLNRQNNN; from the coding sequence ATGCAGCGAAGCACCAACGGCACTGCACCTGCTATGGAGATCGCACCCGAGGGCCTCAGTGCCGTCACCAGCAATGGCTCGGCGGGGATCGTGCCTAGTCAGTCCGCACGGATCGAGGTGATCGGCGTGGGCGGCGGCGGCAGCAATGCCGTGGGCCGCATGATCCTCTCGGATCTCGAAGGTGTTGGATATCGCGTACTGAATACCGATGCGCAGGCCCTCCTGCAATCCGCAGCGAAGCAGCGGGTCCAGCTCGGTCAGAAGCTGACCCGTGGCCTGGGGGCCGGCGGGAACCCCGCCATCGGTCAGAAAGCCGCTGAAGAGTCCCGCACGGACCTGGCCCAGACCCTCCAGGGTGCGGATCTGGTCTTCATCGCCGCTGGCATGGGCGGCGGCACCGGCACCGGTGCAGCACCGGTCGTGGCCGAAGTCGCCAAGGAGTGCGGCGCCCTGACCGTGGGCATCGTCACCAAACCGTTTGGCTTCGAAGGTCGCCGCCGCATGCGTCAGGCCGAGGAGGGCATTGCCCGCCTCTCCGAGCACGTGGACACCCTGATCGTGATCCCGAACGATCGCCTGCGGGAAGCCATCGCTGGCGCCCCGCTGCAGGATGCCTTCCGCGCCGCTGACGACGTCCTGCGCATGGGCGTCAAGGGCATCACCGACATCATCACCAAGCCCGGCCTGGTCAACGTCGACTTCGCCGATGTCCGCTCGGTCATGAACGATGCCGGCACGGCGCTGCTGGGTCTGGGTGTGGGCTCCGGCCGCTCCCGCGCCAGCGAAGCCGCCCAGGCAGCCATCAACAGCCCGCTGCTCGAGTCGGCCCGGATCGACGGAGCCAAGGGCTGCGTGATCAACATCAGCGGCGGCAAGGACATGACCCTCGAGGACATGACCACCGCCTCCGAGGTGATCTACGACGTGGTCGACCCCGAGGCCAACATCATTGTTGGTGCCGTGGTGGACGAGAAGCTGGAAGGCGAGATCCACGTGACGGTGATCGCCACGGGCTTCGAAGGCGGCGGCGCCTATCGCCCCGAGCGGCCCTTGAACAGCTTTGTCGCCGGCGATAGCGGTGAAGGTGATCTACCCGGCGCGGCGATCCCCTCCTTCCTGCTCAACCGCCAGAACAACAACTGA
- the panB gene encoding 3-methyl-2-oxobutanoate hydroxymethyltransferase — MRPADLLTCKQEGRPIAVLTAWDALSAALVEDAGADAILVGDSLAMVVLGHATTLPVTLEEMVMHTRAVGRGLQRPSNQQPLIITDLPFLSYQCGVDQAVAAAGQVLKNSPASAVKLEGGEPETLAVVDRLVRSGIPVMGHLGLTPQSVHRLGYRRQANDPISQERLKRCARDLQAAGCFSLVLEHVPAALAGALSQELTIPVIGIGAGEQCDGQVRVTADLLGLTTKQPPFCPPLLKGRELCVDALRGWVAALQPDPTTTPATPAEPRYSEPSPLDH; from the coding sequence GTGCGACCTGCTGATCTGCTCACGTGCAAGCAGGAGGGCCGGCCCATCGCCGTGCTGACCGCCTGGGATGCCCTCTCCGCGGCCCTCGTGGAGGACGCCGGCGCGGACGCGATCCTGGTGGGCGATTCCCTGGCCATGGTGGTGCTGGGACATGCCACCACGCTTCCAGTCACCCTGGAGGAAATGGTGATGCACACCCGGGCCGTGGGCCGTGGGCTGCAGCGCCCCAGCAATCAGCAGCCGCTGATCATCACGGACTTGCCGTTCCTCAGCTACCAGTGCGGCGTGGACCAAGCCGTGGCCGCCGCCGGGCAGGTGCTGAAGAACAGCCCCGCCTCCGCCGTGAAGCTGGAGGGCGGGGAACCGGAGACCTTGGCGGTGGTCGACCGCCTCGTGCGTTCTGGCATCCCCGTGATGGGGCACCTGGGGCTCACCCCCCAGTCGGTGCATCGCCTGGGTTATCGCCGCCAGGCCAATGACCCCATCAGCCAAGAACGGCTCAAACGCTGCGCCCGGGACCTGCAAGCCGCCGGCTGCTTCTCGCTGGTGCTCGAGCATGTGCCCGCGGCCTTGGCCGGGGCCCTGAGCCAGGAGCTGACGATCCCGGTCATTGGCATCGGCGCCGGTGAGCAGTGCGACGGTCAAGTGCGCGTCACCGCCGACCTGCTGGGACTGACGACCAAGCAACCGCCCTTCTGCCCGCCCCTGCTCAAGGGCCGCGAGCTCTGTGTTGATGCCCTCAGGGGCTGGGTGGCGGCGCTTCAACCTGATCCGACCACCACGCCAGCCACTCCCGCAGAACCGCGTTACTCAGAGCCAAGCCCTCTGGATCACTGA
- the hemW gene encoding radical SAM family heme chaperone HemW → MEPRPPRSAYLHIPFCHRRCFYCDFPVVPLGDRAGGAAGQSGSRSIEAYLELITAEIKASPPGPPLSTVYVGGGTPSMLTAAQLQALLRSLRKRFGFAPGAEISLELDPASFDQARLQGYLQAGVNRVSLGGQSFDDAVLERLGRRHRRADLLEAATWLQAARAQGQLVSWSLDLIQGLPGATAEQWQQQLDQALALDPPHLSVYDLIVEPGTVFERWESSGQLPLPEEDLSADLMELTAVTLAAAGFGHYEISNYAQPGHASRHNRVYWSGAGWWGFGLGATAAPWGVRQARPRTREAYATWLQREREETPVPQPMPIDERVMVGLRRREGVQLAPLLVGLDQAELERRWQPYLQHGLLQREGSRWRLSDPEGLALSNAVLREWLAWWSDQVEAPPPSP, encoded by the coding sequence ATGGAGCCCAGGCCGCCCCGAAGCGCCTACCTGCACATCCCCTTCTGCCACAGGCGTTGTTTCTATTGCGACTTCCCCGTGGTGCCGCTGGGGGACCGCGCCGGTGGAGCGGCCGGGCAATCCGGCAGCCGCTCGATTGAGGCCTACCTGGAGCTGATCACGGCGGAGATCAAGGCCTCACCCCCCGGGCCGCCGCTCTCCACGGTCTATGTGGGGGGCGGCACTCCCTCGATGCTCACGGCCGCGCAACTCCAGGCTCTGCTCCGCAGCCTGAGGAAGCGCTTCGGCTTCGCGCCCGGTGCCGAGATCAGCCTGGAGCTTGATCCCGCCAGCTTTGATCAGGCCCGCCTGCAGGGCTATCTCCAGGCGGGGGTCAACCGCGTCAGCCTCGGCGGCCAGAGTTTTGATGACGCGGTGCTGGAGCGTCTGGGCCGCCGGCATCGCCGCGCGGATCTGCTCGAGGCGGCCACCTGGCTGCAGGCGGCGCGGGCTCAGGGACAGCTCGTGAGTTGGAGCCTGGATCTGATCCAGGGACTCCCGGGGGCCACCGCCGAACAGTGGCAGCAGCAGTTGGACCAGGCCCTCGCCCTCGATCCACCCCATCTCTCGGTTTATGACCTGATCGTGGAACCGGGGACGGTCTTTGAGCGGTGGGAGTCCAGCGGGCAACTCCCCTTGCCGGAGGAGGACCTCTCCGCCGATTTGATGGAGCTGACCGCCGTCACCCTGGCGGCTGCGGGTTTTGGCCACTACGAGATCTCTAACTATGCCCAGCCGGGCCACGCCTCACGCCACAACCGCGTCTATTGGAGCGGCGCCGGTTGGTGGGGGTTTGGCCTGGGGGCGACCGCCGCGCCGTGGGGCGTACGGCAGGCCCGGCCCCGTACCCGGGAGGCCTATGCCACCTGGTTGCAACGGGAGCGGGAGGAGACCCCCGTTCCCCAGCCCATGCCCATCGATGAGCGGGTGATGGTCGGTCTGCGCCGGCGGGAGGGTGTTCAGCTCGCGCCGCTCTTGGTTGGTTTGGATCAGGCGGAGCTGGAGCGCCGCTGGCAGCCCTACCTCCAGCACGGCCTGCTGCAGCGCGAGGGCAGCCGCTGGCGCCTCAGTGATCCAGAGGGCTTGGCTCTGAGTAACGCGGTTCTGCGGGAGTGGCTGGCGTGGTGGTCGGATCAGGTTGAAGCGCCGCCACCCAGCCCCTGA
- a CDS encoding PIN/TRAM domain-containing protein, with the protein MVDTLILVLFVVSGAAAGWLGVDLLPEQQLIRIQNLEQLSWILGGGGALAGLLAGVVFQRLRRRLMEQVRTMPTDLLVSRAVGLILGLLVANLLISPILFLSLPWELVLVKPLAAIAANVFFGVSGYNLAEVHGRTLLRLFNPNSTEALLVADGVLMPASAKILDTSVIIDGRIRGLLESGLLEGQVIVAQSVIDELQTLADSSNTEKRGKGRRGLKLLSNLRERYGRRLVVNTTRYEGNGVDDKLLKLTADTGGTLLTADYNLAKVGEVQELKVMNLSELVIALRPEVQPGDELSIKVVRDGKESHQGVGYLEDGTMVVVDGGHGLSGERLQVTVTGALQTPTGRMVFAKRDGWEGKESSGPTPPKGSGSNARNRGKASGKRGGKGDQDPANPR; encoded by the coding sequence ATGGTGGACACCCTCATCCTGGTGCTGTTCGTGGTCTCCGGAGCCGCCGCAGGCTGGCTCGGAGTCGATCTGCTGCCCGAACAACAGTTAATCCGCATCCAGAACCTGGAGCAGCTGAGCTGGATCCTCGGCGGCGGCGGCGCCCTGGCGGGCCTCCTGGCAGGGGTTGTCTTTCAGCGGCTGCGGCGCCGGCTGATGGAGCAGGTGCGCACGATGCCCACCGATCTGCTGGTGAGCCGGGCCGTCGGCTTGATCCTGGGCCTGCTCGTGGCCAACCTGCTGATCTCGCCGATCTTGTTCCTCTCGCTTCCCTGGGAGCTGGTGCTGGTGAAGCCCCTGGCGGCCATTGCCGCGAACGTCTTCTTTGGCGTCTCGGGCTACAACCTCGCCGAGGTCCATGGCCGCACCCTGCTGCGGTTGTTCAACCCCAACAGCACCGAAGCCCTCCTGGTGGCCGATGGGGTCCTGATGCCCGCCAGCGCCAAGATCCTCGACACGAGCGTGATCATCGATGGCCGCATCCGCGGCCTGCTCGAGTCAGGACTGCTGGAAGGACAGGTGATCGTCGCCCAGTCGGTCATCGATGAGCTACAGACCCTGGCGGACTCCTCAAACACCGAGAAGCGCGGCAAGGGGCGCCGCGGCCTCAAGCTTCTGAGCAACCTCCGCGAGCGCTACGGCCGGCGCCTGGTGGTCAACACCACCCGCTACGAGGGCAATGGGGTCGACGACAAGCTGCTCAAGCTCACGGCGGACACCGGCGGCACCCTGCTCACGGCTGATTACAACCTCGCCAAGGTCGGCGAAGTCCAGGAGCTGAAGGTGATGAACCTCAGCGAGCTGGTCATCGCGCTGCGCCCCGAGGTGCAGCCAGGCGATGAACTCAGCATCAAGGTGGTCCGCGACGGCAAGGAATCCCACCAGGGTGTGGGCTACCTCGAGGACGGAACGATGGTGGTCGTCGATGGCGGCCACGGACTGAGCGGCGAGCGCCTCCAGGTCACCGTGACTGGCGCCCTGCAGACCCCCACTGGGCGGATGGTCTTCGCCAAGCGCGATGGCTGGGAGGGAAAAGAGAGCTCGGGTCCGACTCCACCGAAGGGAAGCGGTAGCAACGCACGCAATCGCGGCAAGGCCAGCGGAAAACGCGGCGGCAAAGGCGATCAGGACCCCGCCAACCCCCGCTAG
- a CDS encoding ATP-dependent Clp protease proteolytic subunit produces the protein MSVSAPYYGDSAVMRTPPPDLPSLLLKERIVYLGLPLFSDDDAKRQMGIDVTELIIAQLLYLEFDNPDKPIFFYINSTGTSWYSGDAIGFETEAFAIADTIRYVKPPVHTICIGQAMGTAAMILSAGTKGHRAALPHASIVLHQPRSGARGQASDIQIRAQEVLHNKRTMLEMLAANTGKSPEELSKASDRMTYLTAEQAVDFGLIDRVLTSQKDLPSTVPGGIG, from the coding sequence ATGTCGGTGTCAGCCCCCTACTACGGCGATTCAGCCGTGATGCGCACCCCACCGCCTGACCTTCCCTCCCTGTTGCTGAAGGAGCGGATCGTCTACCTGGGTTTGCCCCTGTTCAGCGATGACGATGCCAAGCGTCAGATGGGCATCGACGTCACCGAGTTGATCATTGCCCAACTCCTCTATTTGGAGTTCGACAACCCGGATAAGCCGATCTTCTTCTACATCAACTCCACCGGCACCAGCTGGTACTCGGGTGATGCCATCGGCTTTGAGACCGAAGCCTTCGCCATCGCGGACACCATCCGCTACGTGAAGCCCCCGGTGCACACCATCTGTATCGGCCAGGCCATGGGAACCGCGGCGATGATCCTCAGCGCCGGCACCAAGGGCCACCGCGCGGCCCTGCCCCACGCCTCGATCGTGCTGCACCAGCCCCGCAGCGGTGCCCGCGGCCAGGCCAGCGACATCCAAATCCGGGCCCAGGAGGTGCTGCACAACAAGCGCACCATGCTCGAGATGCTCGCGGCCAACACCGGCAAGAGCCCCGAAGAGCTCTCCAAGGCCTCCGATCGGATGACCTACCTGACTGCCGAGCAAGCGGTGGACTTCGGACTGATTGACCGGGTCCTGACGAGCCAAAAAGACCTCCCCTCAACCGTGCCCGGCGGCATCGGCTGA
- a CDS encoding ATP-dependent Clp protease proteolytic subunit yields the protein MPIGTPSVPYRLPGSQYERWVDIYTRLGVERILFLGSEVNDAIANSLVAQMLYLDSEDNSKPIYLYINSPGGSVTAGLAIYDTIQYIKSDVVTICVGLAASMGAFLLGAGTKGKRLALPHSRIMIHQPLGGTSQRQASDIEIEAREILRMKDMLNNNMAGMTGQPVEKIEKDTDRDYFMSAEEAMNYGLIDRVIAHPSEA from the coding sequence ATGCCCATCGGTACTCCGAGCGTTCCTTACCGCCTCCCCGGCAGCCAGTACGAGCGCTGGGTCGACATCTACACCCGCCTCGGCGTCGAGCGCATCCTCTTCCTCGGCTCTGAGGTCAACGACGCCATTGCCAACAGCCTGGTAGCCCAGATGCTGTACCTCGACTCCGAGGACAACAGCAAGCCGATCTACCTGTACATCAACTCCCCCGGTGGCTCGGTGACCGCGGGGCTCGCGATCTACGACACGATCCAGTACATCAAGAGCGACGTGGTGACCATCTGCGTCGGCCTGGCCGCCTCGATGGGCGCCTTCCTGCTGGGCGCCGGCACCAAGGGCAAACGCCTGGCCCTGCCCCACAGCCGAATCATGATTCACCAACCCCTGGGCGGCACCAGCCAACGCCAGGCCAGTGACATTGAGATCGAAGCGCGGGAAATCCTCCGCATGAAGGACATGCTCAACAACAACATGGCGGGCATGACCGGCCAACCGGTCGAGAAGATCGAGAAGGACACCGACCGGGACTACTTCATGAGCGCCGAGGAGGCCATGAACTACGGCCTGATCGACCGAGTGATCGCCCACCCCAGCGAAGCCTGA
- the ilvC gene encoding ketol-acid reductoisomerase has translation MAKLYYDTDADLSLLNGKTVAIIGYGSQGHAHALNLKDSGVNVVVGLYEGSRSAEKAKADGLEVLSVADASAKADWIMVLLPDETQKAVYDAEIAPHLSAGKVLSFAHGFNVRFELIKPPADVDVVMIAPKGPGHTVRWEYQNGQGVPALFAIHQDASGNARGLAMAYAKGVGGTRAGILETNFKEETETDLFGEQAVLCGGLSELVKAGFETLVEAGYQPELAYFECLHEVKLIVDLMVKGGLTAMRDSISNTAEYGDYVSGPRLITAETKAEMKRILGDIQDGTFARNFVAECEAGKPEMQKIRDRDSQHPIEQVGKGLRSMFSWLKAA, from the coding sequence ATGGCCAAGCTGTACTACGACACCGACGCCGATCTCAGCCTGCTGAACGGCAAAACGGTGGCCATCATTGGCTACGGCTCCCAAGGCCACGCCCACGCCCTGAACCTGAAGGACAGCGGTGTGAACGTGGTGGTGGGCCTCTACGAAGGCAGCCGCTCCGCCGAGAAGGCCAAGGCCGATGGCCTGGAAGTGCTCAGCGTGGCTGACGCCTCCGCCAAGGCGGACTGGATCATGGTGCTGCTGCCCGATGAGACCCAGAAGGCCGTCTACGACGCTGAAATCGCCCCCCACCTCAGCGCCGGCAAGGTCCTGAGCTTTGCCCACGGCTTCAACGTCCGCTTCGAGCTGATCAAGCCCCCCGCCGACGTCGACGTCGTGATGATCGCCCCCAAGGGCCCCGGTCACACCGTCCGCTGGGAGTACCAGAACGGCCAGGGCGTTCCTGCCCTGTTCGCCATCCACCAGGACGCCTCCGGCAACGCCCGTGGCCTGGCCATGGCCTACGCTAAGGGCGTCGGCGGCACCCGCGCCGGCATCCTGGAGACCAATTTCAAGGAAGAGACCGAGACCGACCTCTTCGGTGAGCAGGCCGTGCTCTGCGGCGGTCTCTCCGAGCTGGTCAAGGCTGGTTTCGAGACCCTCGTGGAAGCCGGCTACCAGCCCGAGCTGGCCTACTTCGAGTGCCTGCACGAGGTGAAGCTGATCGTTGACCTGATGGTCAAGGGCGGCCTGACCGCCATGCGGGACTCCATCTCCAACACCGCCGAGTACGGGGACTACGTCAGCGGCCCTCGCCTGATCACGGCCGAGACCAAGGCCGAAATGAAGCGCATCCTGGGCGACATCCAGGACGGCACCTTCGCCCGCAACTTCGTGGCCGAATGCGAAGCCGGTAAGCCTGAGATGCAGAAGATCCGCGACCGCGACAGCCAGCACCCGATCGAGCAAGTCGGCAAGGGGCTGCGTTCGATGTTCTCCTGGCTGAAGGCCGCCTGA
- the cbiB gene encoding adenosylcobinamide-phosphate synthase CbiB, with protein MLPGGVDSFTGIHPFLLVLAAAGLDRWIGDPRWCLHPVVVMGWWITQLLRLAERCCGDSPLGLRLAGGGITLLLVLGSGGFGWWLEQRSREWPWPIGAALLLVTLASALAGRSLEQAVQAVLEALTNTSELDPARQALSWIVGRDTRALNRQEILRAAAETASENAVDGLFAPLFWMLIGAALWPYGGPGPLALAWGFKAASTLDSMLGYRRGTLRWLGTAGAKLDDLLVWLPCRLVTLSLPLVQLRTARRVLSLARRALLEGKPDPSPNAGVSQAIYAQCLGIQLGGVNRYADKTTSKPLLAAGARLPEPKDVEHLLALSRRLEGLWLLLALLVGAAVHR; from the coding sequence ATGCTTCCAGGCGGGGTGGATTCCTTCACGGGGATCCACCCCTTTTTGTTGGTGCTGGCTGCCGCCGGACTCGATCGCTGGATTGGCGACCCGCGCTGGTGCCTGCACCCGGTCGTGGTGATGGGCTGGTGGATTACGCAGCTGCTGCGGCTGGCGGAGCGCTGCTGCGGCGACTCCCCCCTCGGCCTGCGGCTGGCGGGGGGCGGGATCACCCTGTTGTTGGTACTGGGGAGCGGTGGCTTCGGCTGGTGGCTGGAGCAACGCAGCCGGGAGTGGCCCTGGCCGATCGGAGCAGCACTGCTGTTGGTCACCCTGGCCAGCGCCCTGGCCGGACGCAGCCTGGAGCAGGCGGTGCAAGCCGTCCTCGAGGCCCTCACCAACACCAGCGAACTGGATCCGGCGCGCCAAGCCTTGAGCTGGATCGTTGGCCGCGACACTCGGGCGTTGAACCGCCAAGAGATCCTGCGGGCCGCCGCAGAGACCGCCAGCGAGAACGCCGTCGATGGGCTCTTCGCGCCACTGTTCTGGATGCTGATCGGAGCGGCGCTCTGGCCGTACGGCGGGCCAGGCCCGTTGGCCCTCGCCTGGGGATTCAAGGCGGCGAGCACCCTCGATTCGATGCTCGGCTACCGCCGGGGGACCCTGCGGTGGCTGGGGACCGCCGGGGCCAAGCTCGATGACCTGCTGGTCTGGTTGCCCTGCCGGCTCGTCACCCTCAGCCTGCCTCTCGTACAGCTCCGTACCGCCCGGCGGGTCTTGTCCTTGGCGCGGCGGGCCCTGCTGGAGGGCAAGCCCGATCCATCACCCAACGCGGGGGTCTCCCAGGCGATCTATGCCCAATGCCTTGGGATTCAACTGGGGGGCGTCAATCGCTACGCAGACAAGACGACCAGCAAACCGCTGCTGGCTGCTGGTGCTCGGCTGCCCGAGCCAAAGGATGTGGAACACCTTCTTGCGTTGAGTCGCCGTCTTGAGGGCCTCTGGTTGCTGCTGGCCCTGTTAGTAGGCGCCGCGGTCCATCGGTAG
- a CDS encoding sugar transferase: MSAVDSIPAESTASSWLRAQSKRGRIVKRVGDISFSLLVLSLGSPLLLLLALVVKLSSKGSVFYCQRRIGRGYRGFGCLKFRTMRKDADRVLAAVLASDPVLRAEFERDFKLKNDPRITPIGRFLRRSSLDELPQFINVLKGEMSVVGPRPIVWDELERYGRTMDEVLAVRPGLTGLWQVSGRNNLPYETRVKLDLFYARNRNFWLDLGIVLRTIGVVLLPMDRGAY, from the coding sequence TTGTCCGCCGTTGACTCGATTCCCGCTGAATCCACGGCCAGTTCCTGGCTGAGGGCTCAATCCAAGCGTGGACGCATCGTCAAGCGCGTCGGAGACATCAGCTTTTCCCTGTTGGTGCTGAGCCTGGGCTCGCCGTTGCTGCTGCTGCTGGCCCTCGTGGTCAAGCTGAGCTCCAAGGGGTCCGTCTTCTATTGCCAGCGCCGCATCGGCCGCGGCTACCGGGGCTTTGGCTGCCTGAAGTTCCGCACGATGCGTAAAGACGCCGATCGTGTCTTGGCTGCCGTTCTGGCCTCCGACCCGGTGCTGCGGGCTGAGTTTGAGCGGGACTTCAAGCTGAAAAATGATCCGCGGATCACGCCGATTGGCCGTTTCCTGCGCCGCTCCAGCCTCGATGAGCTGCCGCAGTTCATCAACGTCCTCAAGGGCGAGATGAGCGTGGTGGGCCCCCGCCCGATCGTCTGGGATGAATTGGAGCGCTACGGCCGCACCATGGATGAGGTGCTTGCGGTCCGCCCTGGATTGACCGGCCTCTGGCAGGTCTCCGGCCGCAACAACCTGCCCTACGAGACCCGGGTCAAGCTCGATCTCTTCTACGCCCGCAACCGCAATTTTTGGTTGGACCTCGGCATCGTCCTGCGCACGATCGGTGTGGTGCTCCTACCGATGGACCGCGGCGCCTACTAA